Part of the Paenibacillus sp. JNUCC32 genome is shown below.
ACGCCGAATGTTTTCTTGAAATAATTGGAGAAGTATTTCGAGCTGGTATCCAGCACTTCGGCCATATGATCCAAATAGAGGTTCTCCATGTAATGCAGTTCGATGTATTGGGAGATGAATGCGGGATTCAGCTTGCTTCGCGGATCGTGGTTCCGCGTATTGGCCACCACGCGCATCACTTCCATCAGCGCCTTCTGAATCTCTTCATAGGTGAAGGCTTGATCGACCTTGCGGATGAAATCACTCTCCAGCCGGAACAGCTCGTTGCGGTCAACGGACGGCGAATCCGCCTGCTTCATGACGAGGAAGAACATGCTCTTCGCAATATGCACCATCTGATGGTGATGGATGCGAAGATCCGCATTCTGCTGGAAAATATCGCTTACGATCTGCAGTCCCTCATCCACCTTGCCGCTTAGCATGCAGTTGCTCAGCTTCTCGATCTTCTGAAGCGGATAATAAATATCCGGGACGTACCGAATCTGCTCCGCATCGACCAAGTCCGTGTCCGCATTCACATTTCGGTACAACCGCCCATCATTAATATTCCGGTATGCTTCGGAGCAATTGCTGATTTTGGATTCGTACGTTCGGCTGACGCAGCCCCACACCGTGAACGTATCATGATAATCCTCGTTGCACCGCCTAACATACTCCTCGAATTTCCTGACCAGCTGCTTGCGCTCGGACGGCTGATCCAGACCGATTAACGCTAGGAATTTCAGTTCTTCGACATGATAAACCACCACATGTCCATAGCGCTCCTCCAGGCCGCCCCGGATCTGAGACGTCAGCTCTTCCAGGACAAAATCCGACTTGGCCGCCCCCTTGCCGGCAGGCTGCAAATACACGGCCGCCATCATGAAATGCCGGCACTGGAAGAAATGCGTGTAGTGCTTCTGCATCTGCATTTCCTGCTCGCGCGAATGGTGATGGCCGTCCAGCGTTTGCAGGAACACGCTTCGGCGGATATCCTCATCCACCAGATCCATCTGCTTCTTGAGGGATTCGTTCTCCCGCTGCACCTTGACGATGCCGCTCTGGATTTTCACGAAATCATTCCCTCGAAGAGAACTGCCCCCGAGCAGCTGCACGATGTTCTTCACCGGCCGGTACAGATAAATGCTGAGCAGCACCGACAGCATGACGTTTAACGCAATCGCGCCGTACATAATCCACGTATTGG
Proteins encoded:
- a CDS encoding helix-turn-helix domain-containing protein; the encoded protein is MNRLIANRGLLQIFFALQLVIGIMFIFNYIVYKNSITGIYDKVSENNRMVIRNIIQSFDTSFSSINNLIFNIHALPSDRMQLDNGKLDMEKVISLQDSVTSIVSNVDIVEDVVISFDNHDLAITTRGTSNLDALFDRRYKSQKFNSMFWKTFTRSEHELTVFPAEVYADQSSGYGRNLMIAVDGNKVRMSNKNLMILINVNRLLKGVDLNSMIPGASLIVLDANRNVILSTEKDLDLVGILNDVYFNPSQEASLTHDDFEYNFYKSDYNGFIYINKMPYKFQNIDSVTDANTWIMYGAIALNVMLSVLLSIYLYRPVKNIVQLLGGSSLRGNDFVKIQSGIVKVQRENESLKKQMDLVDEDIRRSVFLQTLDGHHHSREQEMQMQKHYTHFFQCRHFMMAAVYLQPAGKGAAKSDFVLEELTSQIRGGLEERYGHVVVYHVEELKFLALIGLDQPSERKQLVRKFEEYVRRCNEDYHDTFTVWGCVSRTYESKISNCSEAYRNINDGRLYRNVNADTDLVDAEQIRYVPDIYYPLQKIEKLSNCMLSGKVDEGLQIVSDIFQQNADLRIHHHQMVHIAKSMFFLVMKQADSPSVDRNELFRLESDFIRKVDQAFTYEEIQKALMEVMRVVANTRNHDPRSKLNPAFISQYIELHYMENLYLDHMAEVLDTSSKYFSNYFKKTFGVNYVEYLNKVRLSHAREYLRNTDLSIAEIGEKTGYSNSSTFTTTFKKYSGVSPSEYRKASGK